A single window of Streptomyces cathayae DNA harbors:
- a CDS encoding MFS transporter, translated as MAVVRDLRVLLRFQGFRRLLAVRLLSQGADGVYQVALAAYVVFSPEKQTSAVAVASAMAVLLLPYSLVGPFAGVLLDRWRRRQVFLYGNLLRALMASVTAVLILGQVPDWLLYVSALCVTAVNRFVLAGLSAALPRVVDSERLVVANSLSPTAGTLAATAGGGLAFVVRLVVADSDAAVVLVGAALYLCAALASLRIAKELLGPDRALVHPRLATALTGTVRDLMAGLRHLAASPRREAAWALTAMSLMRFCYGAMLVMLLMLCRYALSDTADEGLALLGLALGVSGAGFFVAAVVTPWAAGRFGPGRWIMLCAAAAAVLEPALGLPFAAGPLLIGAFVLGLTTQGAKIATDTIVQSSVEDGFRGRIFALYDVLFNVAFVGAAAVAALMLPPDGRSVPLVVTIAVIYGAVAVAIARFERQ; from the coding sequence ATGGCCGTCGTCCGTGACCTGCGCGTCCTGCTGCGTTTCCAGGGCTTCAGACGCCTGCTCGCCGTCCGGCTGCTCTCCCAGGGCGCCGACGGTGTCTACCAGGTCGCCCTCGCCGCCTATGTGGTCTTCTCGCCGGAGAAACAGACGTCCGCCGTGGCCGTCGCCTCCGCGATGGCGGTCCTGCTGCTCCCCTACTCCCTGGTCGGCCCTTTCGCCGGTGTCCTGCTGGACCGCTGGCGCCGCCGTCAGGTCTTTCTGTACGGCAACCTGCTGCGCGCGCTGATGGCCTCGGTGACCGCCGTCCTGATCCTCGGCCAGGTCCCGGACTGGCTTCTCTACGTCTCAGCCCTGTGTGTCACCGCCGTCAACCGCTTCGTCCTCGCCGGCCTGTCCGCCGCCCTGCCGCGCGTGGTGGACTCCGAACGACTGGTCGTCGCCAATTCCCTCTCGCCGACGGCCGGCACCCTCGCGGCGACCGCGGGCGGCGGTCTGGCCTTCGTCGTGCGCCTGGTCGTCGCGGACTCCGACGCCGCCGTCGTGCTCGTGGGCGCGGCGCTGTATCTGTGCGCGGCCCTGGCGTCGCTGCGCATCGCGAAGGAACTGCTCGGTCCTGACCGGGCGCTGGTACATCCACGGCTCGCCACGGCGCTCACCGGCACCGTCCGCGATCTGATGGCAGGTCTGCGCCACCTTGCCGCATCTCCACGCAGGGAGGCGGCCTGGGCGCTCACCGCGATGTCCCTGATGCGGTTCTGCTACGGCGCCATGCTCGTCATGCTGCTGATGCTGTGCCGGTACGCCCTGAGCGACACCGCGGACGAGGGACTCGCTCTTCTGGGACTGGCGTTGGGTGTGTCCGGCGCCGGCTTCTTCGTCGCGGCCGTCGTGACTCCTTGGGCCGCGGGGCGGTTCGGGCCCGGCCGCTGGATCATGCTGTGCGCGGCGGCCGCCGCGGTCCTGGAGCCCGCGCTCGGTCTGCCCTTCGCCGCCGGCCCTCTGCTGATCGGGGCGTTCGTCCTGGGGCTGACCACCCAGGGCGCGAAGATCGCCACGGACACCATCGTCCAGTCCTCCGTCGAGGACGGTTTCCGAGGCCGGATCTTTGCCCTCTACGACGTCCTGTTCAACGTGGCTTTCGTCGGTGCCGCCGCGGTGGCCGCCCTGATGCTGCCACCGGACGGCCGGTCGGTCCCACTGGTGGTAACGATCGCCGTTATCTACGGAGCAGTAGCTGTGGCTATCGCCCGCTTTGAGCGCCAGTAA
- a CDS encoding inositol-3-phosphate synthase has translation MGSVRVAVVGVGNCAASLVQGVEYYKDADPASKVPGLMHVQFGDYHVRDVEFVAAFDVDAKKVGLDLADAIGASENNTIKICDVPSTGVTVQRGHTLDGLGKYYQATIEESAEEPVDVTQVLKDKQVDVLVCYLPVGSEDAAKFYAQCAIDAKVAFVNALPVFIAGTKEWADKFTEAGVPIVGDDIKSQVGATITHRVMAKLFEDRGVVLDRTMQLNVGGNMDFKNMLERERLESKKISKTQAVTSQIPDRDLGENNVHIGPSDYVAWLDDRKWAYVRLEGRAFGDVPLNLEYKLEVWDSPNSAGVIIDALRAAKIAKDRGIGGPILSASSYFMKSPPVQYFDDDARVKVEQFIQGKVEH, from the coding sequence ATGGGTTCGGTTCGCGTAGCCGTCGTCGGCGTGGGCAACTGTGCCGCATCGCTGGTACAGGGAGTCGAGTACTACAAGGACGCCGACCCGGCGTCCAAGGTCCCGGGCCTGATGCACGTCCAGTTCGGCGACTACCACGTCCGCGACGTCGAGTTCGTCGCCGCTTTCGACGTGGACGCCAAGAAGGTCGGCCTCGACCTCGCTGACGCCATCGGCGCCTCCGAGAACAACACCATCAAGATCTGCGACGTCCCCAGCACCGGTGTGACGGTCCAGCGCGGTCACACCCTCGACGGTCTCGGCAAGTACTACCAGGCCACCATCGAGGAGTCCGCGGAGGAGCCGGTCGACGTCACCCAGGTCCTCAAGGACAAGCAGGTCGACGTTCTGGTCTGCTATCTGCCCGTCGGCTCCGAGGACGCGGCGAAGTTCTACGCCCAGTGCGCCATCGACGCCAAGGTCGCCTTCGTCAACGCCCTCCCGGTGTTCATCGCCGGCACCAAGGAGTGGGCGGACAAGTTCACCGAGGCCGGCGTACCGATCGTCGGTGACGACATCAAGTCCCAGGTCGGCGCCACCATCACGCACCGCGTCATGGCGAAGCTGTTCGAGGACCGCGGCGTCGTCCTGGACCGCACGATGCAGCTGAACGTCGGCGGCAACATGGACTTCAAGAACATGCTCGAGCGTGAGCGCCTGGAGTCCAAGAAGATCTCCAAGACACAGGCCGTCACCTCCCAGATCCCCGACCGGGACCTCGGCGAGAACAACGTGCACATCGGCCCGTCCGACTACGTCGCCTGGCTGGACGACCGCAAGTGGGCCTATGTGCGCCTCGAGGGCCGCGCCTTCGGCGATGTCCCGCTGAACCTGGAGTACAAGCTCGAGGTCTGGGACTCCCCGAACTCCGCGGGTGTCATCATCGACGCCCTGCGCGCCGCGAAGATCGCCAAGGACCGCGGCATCGGGGGCCCGATCCTGTCGGCTTCGTCGTACTTCATGAAGTCCCCTCCGGTGCAGTACTTCGACGACGACGCCCGCGTCAAGGTCGAGCAGTTCATCCAGGGCAAGGTCGAGCACTAG
- a CDS encoding PadR family transcriptional regulator, whose protein sequence is MSRRSGILEFAVLGLLRESPMHGYELRKRLNTSLGVFRAFSYGTLYPCLKTLVANGWLIEEPGNTTEDALAAPLTGRRAKIVYRLTAEGKEHFEQLLSQTGPDAYEDETFAARFAFFGQTSRDVRMRVLEGRRSRLEERLEKMRVSLARTRERLDDYTLELQRHGMESVEREVRWLNELIESERAGRDLKGPASGASPRQDTTSGASGDLPRPGDRPRPDSPDDTAT, encoded by the coding sequence ATGAGCCGGCGTTCCGGGATCCTCGAGTTCGCCGTACTCGGCCTGCTCCGCGAGTCTCCGATGCACGGCTATGAGCTGCGCAAAAGACTCAATACGTCACTGGGTGTGTTCCGTGCCTTCAGCTACGGGACGCTCTACCCCTGCCTCAAGACGCTGGTCGCCAACGGCTGGTTGATCGAGGAACCGGGAAACACCACAGAGGACGCCCTCGCCGCTCCCCTCACGGGCCGTCGCGCCAAGATCGTCTACCGGTTGACGGCCGAGGGTAAGGAGCACTTCGAACAGCTGCTCTCCCAGACGGGCCCCGACGCGTACGAGGACGAGACCTTCGCCGCGCGGTTCGCCTTCTTCGGACAGACATCACGTGACGTACGCATGCGTGTGCTGGAAGGCCGCCGCAGCCGGCTGGAGGAGCGCCTGGAGAAAATGCGGGTCTCACTGGCCCGGACCCGGGAGCGTCTCGACGACTACACGCTCGAGCTCCAGCGTCACGGGATGGAGTCCGTGGAGCGGGAAGTGCGCTGGCTGAACGAGCTCATCGAGAGCGAGCGGGCCGGGCGAGACCTCAAGGGTCCCGCTTCCGGGGCGTCCCCTCGACAGGACACCACATCTGGAGCGTCGGGCGACCTGCCCCGGCCGGGGGACCGCCCCCGGCCGGATTCGCCCGACGACACCGCCACGTGA
- a CDS encoding transglycosylase domain-containing protein: MSEHRRKPPQPQGGGRAAARRGQSGSSSGRRAAPRGATGSPSDSYGSDSRDSGGEVHSHGSRAEARRAAQRGGGRRAGSTGPGRGRAAPSDQKRIIDYPRHDKYGWRRWMPSWKFVTGLCIAFFGSMVAAAGIGYAMVGVPDEAKTAKAQNNVYYWSDNSQMVATGGERNRQIIEIEEIPKAMQLAVISQENKTFYEDSGIDPKGIARAVFNMARGGNTQGGSTITQQYVKNAMLDDQSQTISRKVKEMFVSVKVGTTKEKKDILAGYLNSAYYGRGAYGIQAAAQAYFDKKAVNLDEGECAFLAAVLKGATYYDPAGASSIDPVNASPAANKKRARLQMQDTLNKMVEYGHLDPATRAKYTKLPEVQNPRSNTALSGQIGYLVDLAKAYIVNNSEETGITADLLEQGGYSIYTTFDKKKVKALEESVQKVYKKNIKPEERPDKDTHVQFGGASVDPATGAIVAIYGGADATTHFTNNADATGAQVGSTFKPYVLAAAMKWGVRDPDGDPDQAQDERTQVSEKSLYSGQNKLKIKEYDGSVWQNEKGEQWQQVNDGDQTYGTAPDYKIDLREAMRESVNSSFVQLGVDVGLDKVKESAEDSGLLESSLAGTNYPSFSLGTSSPSAIRMAGSYATFAASGEQRDPFSVKRVTSSKDGTVYTHKIQTERAFTSLVADNVTDVLKTVVEEGTGTNAQLEGREVAGKTGTTDGNKSAWFVGYTPQLSTAISMFRYPDDETIKNREFLKMFGTGGQDKIHGASFPSEIWADYMEDALKGQKSVPFPTPKPIGEIVNDTPSPTPTPSPTETEEETPSPSPSTSEPEPEPSTPTPSETETCRPLDFRCKGEDDTGGAGPGGADAGGTDGGVTSSPSPSESEEEGVNRGNGNGNGGGNNGSLFGGPAG, from the coding sequence ATGAGCGAGCACCGTCGCAAACCACCGCAGCCGCAGGGTGGCGGACGTGCCGCGGCCCGACGAGGCCAGTCAGGCTCGTCCTCCGGCCGCCGCGCGGCGCCGCGCGGCGCCACCGGGTCTCCGTCCGATTCCTATGGGTCGGACTCCCGCGACTCGGGTGGTGAGGTCCACAGTCATGGAAGCCGCGCCGAAGCGCGACGCGCGGCGCAGAGAGGCGGGGGCCGCCGGGCCGGTTCCACCGGGCCCGGCCGAGGCCGGGCGGCACCTTCCGACCAGAAACGGATCATCGACTATCCGCGCCACGACAAGTACGGCTGGCGCCGCTGGATGCCGTCCTGGAAGTTCGTCACCGGCCTGTGTATCGCGTTCTTCGGCAGCATGGTGGCTGCCGCGGGGATCGGGTACGCGATGGTGGGCGTTCCTGACGAGGCCAAGACCGCGAAAGCGCAGAACAACGTCTACTACTGGTCCGACAACTCACAGATGGTCGCCACGGGTGGTGAGCGCAACCGCCAGATCATCGAGATCGAAGAGATCCCCAAGGCGATGCAGCTAGCGGTCATCTCCCAGGAGAACAAGACGTTCTACGAGGACAGCGGCATCGACCCCAAGGGCATCGCCCGCGCCGTGTTCAACATGGCCAGGGGTGGCAACACGCAGGGTGGATCCACGATCACCCAGCAGTACGTCAAGAACGCCATGCTGGACGACCAGTCGCAGACCATCTCCCGCAAGGTCAAGGAGATGTTCGTCTCGGTCAAGGTGGGCACCACCAAGGAAAAGAAAGACATCCTTGCGGGCTACCTGAACTCGGCGTACTACGGGCGTGGGGCCTACGGGATCCAGGCCGCGGCGCAGGCCTACTTCGACAAGAAGGCCGTGAACCTCGACGAGGGCGAGTGCGCCTTCCTGGCGGCGGTCCTCAAGGGAGCCACCTACTACGACCCGGCCGGCGCCAGTTCCATCGACCCGGTCAACGCCAGCCCTGCGGCGAACAAGAAGCGTGCCCGGCTCCAGATGCAGGACACGCTGAACAAGATGGTCGAGTACGGGCATCTGGATCCCGCGACCAGAGCCAAGTACACCAAGCTGCCCGAGGTGCAGAACCCCCGGTCGAACACCGCGCTGAGCGGGCAGATCGGTTACCTCGTGGACCTCGCCAAGGCGTACATCGTCAACAACAGCGAGGAAACCGGCATCACCGCCGACTTGCTGGAGCAGGGCGGCTACTCGATCTACACGACCTTCGACAAGAAGAAGGTCAAGGCACTCGAGGAGTCGGTCCAGAAGGTCTACAAGAAGAACATCAAGCCCGAGGAGCGCCCCGACAAGGACACCCACGTCCAGTTCGGCGGAGCCTCGGTGGACCCGGCGACCGGCGCGATCGTGGCCATCTACGGCGGTGCCGACGCGACCACGCACTTCACCAACAACGCCGACGCGACCGGCGCCCAGGTCGGCTCGACGTTCAAGCCGTACGTGCTGGCGGCCGCCATGAAGTGGGGTGTCCGGGACCCCGACGGCGATCCGGACCAGGCCCAGGACGAGCGGACGCAGGTGTCCGAGAAGAGCCTGTACAGCGGCCAGAACAAGCTCAAGATCAAGGAATACGACGGTTCGGTCTGGCAGAACGAGAAGGGCGAGCAGTGGCAGCAGGTCAATGACGGCGACCAGACGTACGGCACTGCGCCCGACTACAAGATCGACCTCCGTGAGGCGATGCGGGAGTCGGTGAACTCCTCCTTCGTCCAGCTCGGCGTGGATGTCGGCCTGGACAAGGTGAAGGAGTCCGCGGAGGACTCCGGGCTTCTGGAGAGCAGCCTCGCCGGAACGAACTACCCGTCGTTCTCCCTCGGTACCTCGAGCCCCAGCGCGATCCGGATGGCGGGTTCGTACGCCACCTTCGCGGCCAGTGGTGAGCAGCGTGACCCGTTCTCCGTCAAGAGGGTGACGAGCAGCAAGGACGGCACGGTCTACACGCACAAGATCCAGACCGAGCGGGCGTTCACCTCTCTGGTCGCGGACAACGTCACGGACGTACTGAAGACCGTCGTCGAGGAGGGAACCGGCACCAACGCCCAGCTCGAGGGCCGTGAGGTGGCGGGCAAGACCGGTACCACGGACGGCAACAAGTCCGCCTGGTTCGTCGGCTACACCCCGCAACTGTCCACCGCGATCAGCATGTTCCGGTACCCCGACGACGAGACCATCAAGAACCGCGAGTTCCTGAAGATGTTCGGCACGGGCGGCCAGGACAAGATCCACGGCGCCTCGTTCCCGTCCGAGATCTGGGCGGACTACATGGAGGACGCGCTGAAGGGCCAGAAGTCGGTGCCCTTCCCGACGCCGAAGCCCATCGGCGAGATCGTCAACGACACTCCGTCGCCGACCCCCACTCCTTCGCCCACCGAGACCGAGGAGGAGACGCCGTCGCCGTCTCCGTCGACCTCGGAGCCGGAGCCGGAGCCCAGCACCCCCACCCCGAGTGAGACCGAGACCTGCAGGCCGCTCGACTTCCGCTGCAAGGGGGAGGACGACACGGGTGGTGCCGGACCGGGCGGTGCGGACGCCGGTGGGACGGACGGCGGGGTGACCAGTTCACCGTCGCCCTCGGAATCGGAAGAGGAAGGCGTCAACCGCGGCAACGGCAACGGAAACGGCGGCGGAAACAACGGTAGTCTCTTCGGAGGCCCGGCCGGCTAA
- a CDS encoding glycosyltransferase family 87 protein: MCGMPSGESTQASVREPEPVEPTREDEVAEAGSELIGGPLGRHALLGASWWSPVRVIVLVAIGLFTLGLVQKAPCYNGAWFFGAGSQYTHACYSDIPHLYQGRGFADGLVPYFDQLPGDMQYLEYPVLTGVFMEVASWLTPGSGSIQDQEQWYWMVNAGMLMVCAAVIAVCVTRTHTRRPWDGLLVALAPAFALTATINWDLLAVALTAAAMLMWSRGRPLAFGVLLGLATAAKLYPVLLLGPLLVLCWRAGRWREYGTALGGAVVAWAVVNGPVMFFAFDGWSKFYTFSQERGVDFGSFWLIIAHNSSDPLSTDTVNTLATALMLLCCVGIAALALMAPRRPRFAQLAFLVVAAFILTNKVYSPQYVLWLVPLAALARPKWRDFLIWQTCEVAYFLGIWMYLAYTTSGDDHKGLPVDGYHWAIVLHLLGTLYLCVMIVRDILLPERDPVRRSGDDDPSGGVLDRAEDVFVLGPAARPAQHVAHFDGPRVKWGGAGATSGSL, from the coding sequence ATGTGCGGCATGCCCAGTGGAGAATCGACGCAAGCGAGCGTCCGCGAGCCGGAGCCGGTGGAACCGACCCGGGAGGACGAGGTCGCCGAGGCCGGCAGCGAGCTGATCGGTGGTCCGCTCGGGCGGCATGCCCTCCTCGGGGCGTCCTGGTGGAGTCCGGTCCGGGTGATCGTGCTCGTGGCGATCGGTCTGTTCACCCTCGGCCTGGTACAGAAGGCGCCCTGTTACAACGGCGCGTGGTTCTTCGGCGCCGGTTCCCAGTACACGCACGCGTGCTACTCGGACATCCCGCACCTCTACCAGGGGCGGGGCTTCGCCGACGGTCTGGTGCCGTACTTCGACCAGCTCCCCGGTGACATGCAGTACCTCGAATACCCGGTGCTGACCGGTGTGTTCATGGAGGTCGCCTCCTGGCTCACGCCCGGCAGCGGCAGCATCCAGGACCAGGAGCAGTGGTACTGGATGGTCAACGCCGGGATGCTCATGGTGTGCGCGGCCGTCATCGCCGTCTGTGTGACCCGCACGCACACACGGCGGCCCTGGGACGGTCTCCTGGTCGCTCTGGCGCCCGCCTTCGCCCTGACCGCGACGATCAACTGGGACCTGCTGGCGGTCGCCCTGACGGCCGCGGCGATGCTCATGTGGTCGCGTGGCCGTCCCCTCGCCTTCGGGGTCCTTCTGGGGCTTGCCACGGCCGCCAAGCTCTACCCCGTGCTCCTTCTGGGGCCGCTGCTGGTGCTGTGCTGGCGCGCCGGCCGCTGGCGGGAGTACGGCACCGCCCTGGGCGGTGCGGTCGTCGCCTGGGCCGTGGTGAACGGGCCGGTGATGTTCTTCGCCTTTGACGGCTGGTCGAAGTTCTACACGTTCAGCCAGGAACGGGGCGTCGATTTCGGCTCCTTCTGGTTGATCATCGCCCACAACTCGTCCGACCCGCTGAGCACCGACACCGTGAACACACTCGCCACAGCACTGATGTTGCTGTGCTGCGTGGGTATCGCCGCACTCGCTCTCATGGCTCCCCGCCGACCGCGCTTCGCGCAGCTCGCCTTCCTGGTCGTCGCGGCGTTCATCCTCACCAACAAGGTCTACTCACCCCAGTACGTCCTGTGGTTGGTGCCCTTGGCCGCCCTGGCCCGGCCGAAGTGGCGGGACTTCCTGATCTGGCAGACCTGCGAGGTGGCCTACTTCCTCGGCATCTGGATGTACCTCGCGTACACGACCAGTGGAGACGACCACAAGGGACTGCCCGTCGACGGTTATCACTGGGCCATCGTTCTGCATCTGCTCGGGACGCTCTATCTGTGCGTCATGATCGTGCGCGACATCCTGCTGCCCGAGCGGGACCCGGTGCGCCGCTCCGGTGACGACGATCCTTCGGGAGGGGTGCTCGACCGAGCCGAGGACGTCTTCGTCCTCGGCCCCGCCGCCCGACCCGCACAGCATGTCGCACACTTCGACGGGCCACGGGTCAAGTGGGGCGGGGCCGGCGCCACCAGCGGTTCACTCTGA
- a CDS encoding alanine racemase, which translates to MALTLYVDTARWRAHHKHVQQQFPGLVPVCKGNGYGFGHERLAEEATRLGSDVLAVGTTYEAARIKDWFGGDLLVLTPYRRGEEPVPLPDRVIRSVSSVDGVYGLVGARVVIEVMSSMKRHGVSEQDLPQLHSAIENVRLEGFAIHLPLDRTDGSDAVEEVIGWMDRLRAARLPLHTMFVSHLKAEELVRLQQQFPQTRFRARIGTRLWLGDHEATEYRGAVLDVTRIAKGERFGYRQQKAASDGFLVVVAGGTSHGVGLEAPKALHGVMPRAKGVARAGLATVNRNLSPFVWGGKQRWFAEPPHMQVSILFVPAEASEPQVGEELVAHLRHTTTQFDRVLDR; encoded by the coding sequence ATGGCGCTCACGCTCTACGTCGACACCGCGCGCTGGCGGGCGCACCACAAGCACGTACAGCAGCAGTTCCCGGGGCTCGTCCCGGTCTGCAAGGGCAACGGCTACGGCTTCGGGCACGAGCGGCTGGCCGAGGAGGCCACCCGGCTGGGTTCGGACGTCCTCGCCGTCGGCACGACGTACGAGGCCGCCCGGATCAAGGACTGGTTCGGTGGCGACCTGCTGGTGCTGACGCCGTACCGGCGCGGCGAGGAGCCCGTCCCGCTGCCCGACCGGGTGATCCGCTCGGTTTCGTCGGTCGACGGTGTGTACGGTCTGGTCGGCGCCCGGGTGGTCATCGAGGTGATGTCCTCGATGAAGCGGCACGGCGTCAGTGAGCAGGATCTGCCCCAGCTGCACTCCGCCATAGAGAACGTCCGGCTGGAAGGCTTCGCCATCCACCTGCCGCTGGACCGCACCGACGGATCGGACGCCGTCGAGGAGGTCATCGGCTGGATGGACCGTCTGCGGGCCGCCCGTCTCCCCCTGCACACGATGTTCGTCAGTCACCTCAAGGCCGAGGAACTGGTCCGGCTGCAGCAGCAGTTCCCGCAGACCCGTTTCCGCGCCCGTATCGGTACCCGGCTGTGGCTGGGGGACCACGAGGCCACCGAGTACCGCGGTGCCGTCCTGGACGTCACGCGCATCGCCAAGGGGGAGAGGTTCGGCTACCGCCAGCAGAAGGCCGCGTCCGACGGCTTCCTGGTGGTCGTGGCGGGTGGTACGTCGCACGGGGTGGGTCTGGAGGCCCCCAAGGCGCTGCACGGTGTCATGCCGCGCGCCAAGGGCGTTGCCCGCGCCGGACTCGCCACGGTGAACCGGAACCTCTCTCCGTTCGTCTGGGGCGGCAAGCAGCGCTGGTTCGCCGAGCCGCCTCACATGCAGGTGTCGATCCTGTTCGTGCCCGCGGAGGCGTCGGAACCTCAGGTCGGCGAGGAACTGGTGGCCCACCTGCGGCACACCACCACGCAGTTCGACCGGGTCCTCGACCGTTGA
- a CDS encoding lipid II:glycine glycyltransferase FemX, which yields MTLTLRTISREQHLAYLQSLPSASHMQVPAWSDVKAEWRAENLGWFDDRTGEMVGAGLVLYRQLPKIKRYLAYLPEGPVINWFTPNLQEWIEPMLAHLKQQGAFSVKMGPPVVIRRWEAVTIKKGIQDPDVKRLRDLEADFIEPRAFEVADKLRRMGWQQGEDGGAGFGDVQPRYVYQVPLANRSLEEVHKNFNQLWRRNIKKAEKAGVEVVQGGYDDLPEWQRLYEITAVRDRFRPRPLSYFQRMWTALNTEDPNRMRLYFARHNGVNLSAATMLIVGGHVWYSYGASDNIGREVRPSNAMQWRMLRDAYALGATVYDLRGISDSLDETDHLFGLIQFKVGTGGQAAEYLGEWDFPLNKLLHKALDMYMSRR from the coding sequence ATGACCCTGACCCTGAGGACCATCAGCCGAGAGCAGCATCTGGCGTACCTCCAGAGCCTGCCGTCGGCGAGTCACATGCAGGTCCCGGCCTGGTCGGACGTCAAGGCGGAGTGGCGCGCGGAGAACCTCGGCTGGTTCGACGACCGGACCGGCGAGATGGTCGGCGCCGGCCTCGTCCTCTACCGGCAGCTGCCCAAGATCAAGCGCTACCTGGCCTATCTCCCCGAGGGCCCGGTCATCAACTGGTTCACGCCAAATCTTCAGGAATGGATCGAGCCGATGCTCGCGCACCTGAAGCAGCAGGGCGCGTTCTCGGTGAAGATGGGCCCGCCGGTGGTCATCCGGCGCTGGGAGGCGGTGACCATCAAGAAGGGGATCCAGGACCCGGACGTTAAGCGTCTGCGTGACCTGGAAGCCGACTTCATCGAGCCCCGTGCCTTCGAGGTCGCCGACAAGCTGCGCCGCATGGGATGGCAGCAGGGCGAGGACGGCGGGGCCGGCTTCGGCGACGTCCAGCCCCGCTACGTCTACCAGGTGCCGCTGGCGAACCGGTCCCTGGAAGAGGTCCACAAGAACTTCAACCAGTTGTGGCGCCGCAACATCAAGAAGGCCGAGAAGGCCGGCGTCGAAGTCGTCCAGGGCGGCTACGACGACCTGCCCGAGTGGCAGCGGCTGTACGAGATCACCGCCGTGCGCGACCGTTTCCGGCCGCGCCCGCTGTCGTACTTCCAGCGCATGTGGACCGCCCTCAACACCGAGGACCCCAACCGCATGCGGCTGTACTTCGCCCGGCACAACGGCGTGAACCTGTCCGCGGCCACGATGCTGATCGTCGGCGGCCACGTCTGGTACTCCTACGGCGCCTCCGACAACATCGGCCGTGAGGTCCGGCCCTCGAACGCGATGCAGTGGCGGATGCTGCGCGACGCCTACGCGCTCGGCGCCACCGTCTACGACCTGCGCGGCATCTCCGACTCGCTGGACGAGACGGATCACCTCTTCGGCCTGATCCAGTTCAAGGTGGGGACGGGCGGCCAGGCCGCCGAGTACCTCGGCGAGTGGGACTTCCCGCTGAACAAGCTGCTCCACAAGGCGCTCGACATGTACATGTCGCGCCGTTGA
- the rpsF gene encoding 30S ribosomal protein S6 produces the protein MRHYEVMVILDPDLEERAVSPLIENFLSVVRDGGGKVEKVDTWGRRRLSYEIKKKPEGIYSVIDLQAEPAVVKELDRQMNLNESVLRTKVLRPENH, from the coding sequence ATGCGTCACTACGAGGTGATGGTCATCCTCGACCCCGATCTCGAGGAGCGTGCTGTCTCCCCGCTGATCGAGAACTTCCTTTCTGTCGTCCGTGACGGCGGCGGAAAGGTCGAGAAGGTCGACACCTGGGGCCGTCGTCGTCTCTCGTACGAGATCAAGAAGAAGCCCGAGGGCATCTACTCGGTCATCGACCTGCAGGCCGAGCCTGCGGTCGTCAAGGAGCTCGACCGCCAGATGAACCTGAACGAGTCGGTCCTCCGGACCAAGGTCCTCCGCCCCGAGAACCACTGA
- a CDS encoding single-stranded DNA-binding protein — MAGETVITVVGNLVDDPELRFTPSGAAVAKFRVASTPRTFDRQTNEWKDGESLFLTCSVWRQAAENVAESLQRGMRVVVQGRLKQRSYEDREGVKRTVYELDVEEVGASLRNATAKVTKTTGRGGQGGYGGGGQQGGGWGGGSGGGQQGGNAPADDPWATGGAPAGGNQGGGGQQGGGWGGGSGGGGGYSDEPPF; from the coding sequence ATGGCAGGCGAGACCGTCATCACGGTCGTCGGCAACCTTGTCGATGACCCCGAGCTGCGCTTCACCCCGTCCGGTGCGGCCGTCGCGAAGTTCCGTGTCGCGTCGACTCCCCGCACCTTCGACCGCCAGACGAACGAGTGGAAGGACGGCGAGAGCCTGTTCCTGACCTGCTCGGTCTGGCGTCAGGCGGCGGAGAACGTCGCCGAGTCGCTCCAGCGAGGCATGCGCGTCGTCGTGCAGGGCCGGCTGAAGCAGCGGTCCTACGAGGACCGTGAGGGCGTCAAGCGCACGGTCTACGAACTGGACGTAGAGGAAGTCGGCGCCAGCCTGCGCAACGCCACGGCCAAGGTCACCAAGACCACCGGCCGCGGTGGGCAGGGTGGTTACGGCGGTGGTGGCCAGCAGGGCGGCGGCTGGGGCGGAGGCTCCGGCGGCGGCCAGCAGGGCGGCAACGCCCCGGCCGACGACCCCTGGGCGACCGGCGGCGCTCCCGCCGGCGGCAACCAGGGCGGTGGTGGCCAGCAGGGCGGCGGCTGGGGCGGAGGCTCCGGCGGCGGCGGTGGCTACTCGGACGAGCCCCCCTTCTAG
- the rpsR gene encoding 30S ribosomal protein S18, which produces MAKPPVRKPKKKVCAFCKDKVTYVDYKDTNMLRKFISDRGKIRARRVTGNCTQHQRDVATAVKNSREMALLPYTSTAR; this is translated from the coding sequence ATGGCGAAGCCGCCTGTGCGCAAGCCGAAGAAGAAGGTCTGCGCATTCTGCAAGGACAAGGTCACGTACGTGGACTACAAGGACACGAACATGCTGCGGAAGTTCATTTCCGACCGCGGCAAGATCCGTGCCCGCCGCGTGACCGGCAACTGCACGCAGCACCAGCGTGACGTCGCCACGGCTGTCAAGAACAGCCGTGAGATGGCGCTGCTGCCCTACACCTCCACCGCGCGATAA